One Bremerella alba DNA segment encodes these proteins:
- a CDS encoding cis-3-hydroxy-L-proline dehydratase, translating into MQISRVFAHQVDLPLVETNYKWAQGKSVTTFDSTIVGIETKCGLVGYGEVCPLGPVYLPAYAAGVRAGLKELAPHLIGLDPREIVKVNEVMDFALKGHPYVKSGVDIACWDILGKFTKMPVCELLGGRFGDSIELYRAISQLPPEEMAANVAQYREEGYRRFQLKVGGDANTDIERIESTRTVLSPSDRLVADANTGWTLHEAIRVVRAVKHLDVYIEQPCVTYEECLTVRQKTDHPFVLDENIDSLHAFLRAKADKAMDLVNLKISKLGGLTRTRQLRDLCVATGYAMTLEDSWGGDIATAAIAHLAHSTPENFRFTSTDFNSYVTVSTAEGAPQRVGGKMKASTQPGLGIQVRQDALGPRVLDICE; encoded by the coding sequence ATGCAAATCTCGCGAGTTTTTGCCCATCAAGTCGACCTCCCACTGGTCGAGACGAACTACAAATGGGCCCAAGGCAAGTCGGTCACTACATTCGACTCCACGATTGTGGGTATTGAGACCAAGTGCGGGCTTGTGGGTTATGGCGAAGTTTGCCCTCTCGGCCCAGTCTACTTGCCTGCCTATGCAGCAGGTGTACGAGCCGGTCTGAAAGAGTTGGCCCCGCATTTGATCGGCCTCGATCCTCGCGAGATTGTCAAAGTCAACGAAGTCATGGACTTCGCACTCAAAGGACATCCCTACGTGAAGTCTGGCGTTGACATCGCCTGCTGGGACATCCTCGGCAAGTTCACCAAAATGCCGGTATGCGAACTGCTTGGCGGTCGTTTCGGGGATTCGATCGAACTGTACCGTGCGATCTCGCAGCTTCCGCCAGAGGAAATGGCAGCCAATGTCGCACAGTACCGGGAAGAAGGCTATCGCCGCTTTCAACTAAAAGTGGGTGGAGACGCCAACACCGATATCGAGCGAATTGAATCGACTCGCACGGTTCTCTCCCCTTCCGATCGCCTGGTGGCCGATGCCAACACTGGGTGGACTCTTCACGAAGCGATTCGTGTGGTGCGTGCGGTAAAGCATCTGGATGTCTATATCGAACAACCTTGCGTTACCTACGAAGAATGCTTAACTGTTCGCCAGAAAACAGACCATCCGTTTGTGCTGGACGAAAACATCGATAGTTTGCATGCTTTCTTACGAGCCAAGGCCGACAAAGCAATGGACTTGGTAAACTTGAAAATCAGCAAGCTCGGGGGCTTAACCCGAACCAGACAACTGCGAGATCTTTGCGTTGCGACCGGCTACGCGATGACATTGGAAGATAGTTGGGGTGGTGACATCGCCACGGCAGCAATCGCTCACTTGGCACACAGCACGCCGGAAAATTTCCGCTTTACGTCGACCGACTTTAACAGTTATGTCACTGTCAGTACGGCGGAAGGAGCGCCCCAAAGGGTCGGTGGAAAGATGAAAGCCTCGACTCAGCCTGGGCTAGGAATTCAAGTTCGTCAGGATGCATTGGGGCCAAGGGTCCTCGATATCTGCGAATAG
- a CDS encoding ECF-type sigma factor, whose product MLGQLLPLVYEELRKLATAKMSQEVVDHTLQPTALVHETYLRLVGESGNWDNRGHFFAAAMRRILIEEARRRSSLKKGGRSCHRRVG is encoded by the coding sequence ATGTTGGGACAACTTCTACCACTGGTGTATGAAGAACTCCGGAAGTTGGCCACCGCTAAGATGTCTCAGGAAGTGGTGGATCATACGCTCCAGCCTACTGCCCTCGTACACGAAACTTATCTTCGGTTGGTGGGTGAAAGTGGAAATTGGGATAATCGAGGACATTTCTTTGCCGCGGCTATGCGGCGGATACTCATCGAAGAAGCACGCCGCCGATCCAGTCTAAAGAAGGGGGGGCGATCATGCCATCGTCGAGTTGGCTGA